The DNA window GAGCTTGTAGTCCAGGTACCCCACGGCCTCCCCCATCTCCCCTTCCCCCGAAGGGCCCACCTGCTCCAGGAAAAGGAGGAAGGCCCGGCGCCGCTCGTCTTGCTCCAGGGTGCGGAGGTCCTGGACCACGTCCTCGAGGGTGGGGGGCTCCATGCCGATGAGGGCGAAGTACCCGGGGCTTCGCAGGAAAATCCCGTGCAGCAGAGGAGCGTCCTCGAGGCGCACAGGGCGCAGGCTTAAGCCTAGGGTCCGCATCCCCCTCATGCTACCCCCTGGGGAAGGGGTAAAGGCAAACCGCCCCGGGAAGCCCGGGGCGGTCCTGTGGGCCTATTACCTGCGGGCCGGCTCCACCACGGTGACGTTCACCGCCTGGGGGCCCTTGCCGTTCTTGCCCGGCTCCACCTCAAAGGTAACGATGTCGCCCTCGTTCAGGGTGCGGAACCCCTTGGCGTTGATGGCGCTGAAGTGGACGAACACGTCGGTGTCGCCCTCGCGCTCAATGAAGCCGTAGCCCTTCTCCGCATTGAACCACTTGACCCGACCCTTCTGCATACCGCTCC is part of the Thermus islandicus DSM 21543 genome and encodes:
- a CDS encoding GNAT family N-acetyltransferase, translated to MRGMRTLGLSLRPVRLEDAPLLHGIFLRSPGYFALIGMEPPTLEDVVQDLRTLEQDERRRAFLLFLEQVGPSGEGEMGEAVGYLDYKLHYPEAQDVTLSLLLIREDHQGRGLGRRALAHLVDHLTGMERLYAVVYGHNPRAKAFFQAQGFRHVKDGGPTLSWYVRPL
- a CDS encoding cold-shock protein, encoding MQKGRVKWFNAEKGYGFIEREGDTDVFVHFSAINAKGFRTLNEGDIVTFEVEPGKNGKGPQAVNVTVVEPARR